Proteins from a genomic interval of Balaenoptera musculus isolate JJ_BM4_2016_0621 chromosome 16, mBalMus1.pri.v3, whole genome shotgun sequence:
- the AS3MT gene encoding arsenite methyltransferase isoform X2: MRSGRTCRYYGCGLVIPECLENCWILDLGSGSGRDCYALSQLVGEKGHVTGIDMTEGQVEVANKYIEYHMEKYGFQSPNVTFIHGYIEKLGEAGIKNESYDIVISNCVINLVPDKQQVLQEVYRVLKHGGELYFSDVYASLELPEEVRTHKVLRGECLGGALYWKDLAILAQKIGFCPPRLVTANFITVQNKELENMIGDCRFVSATFRLFKLPKTGPTKRCQVIYNGGITGHEKELTFDANFTFKKDETVEVDEETAAILKNSRFAQDFLIRPNGEKLPTCGGYTAFEAKDIITDPFKLAEGSDNAKSRSPPEAASGCRGTEKCC, translated from the exons ATGAGATCCGGAAGGACGTGCAG ATATTATGGCTGTGGTCTGGTCATCCCTGAGTGTCTGGAAAACTGCTGGATTTTGGACCTGGGGAGTGGAAGTGGCCGAGACTGCTATGCACTTAGTCAGCTGGTTGGTGAGAAGGGACATGTCACCGGAATAGACATGACAGAAGGTCAG gtAGAAGTGGCTAACAAGTACATTGAATATCACATGGAAAAATATGGCTTCCAGTCACCCAATGTGACTTTTATTCATGGCTACATAGAGAAGTTAGGAGAGGCTGGAATCAAGAATGAGAGTTATGATATTGTTAT atccAATTGTGTCATTAACCTTGTACCTGATAAACAGCAAGTGCTGCAGGAGGTATATCGAGTGTTAAAg CACGGTGGGGAGCTATATTTCAGTGACGTCTATGCTAGCCTTGAATTGCCAGAAGAAGTCAGGACACACAAAGTTTTAAGGG gtgaGTGCCTGGGTGGTGCTTTGTACTGGAAGGACCTTGCTATCCTTGCCCAAAAAATTGGGTTCTGCCCTCCACGTTTGGTCACTGCCAATTTCATTACAGTTCaaaacaaggaactagaaaacatGATTG GTGACTGCCGTTTTGTTTCTGCAACATTTCGCCTTTTCAAACTCCCTAAGACAGGACCAACCAAAAGATGCCAAGTTATTTACAATGGAGGAATCACAGGACACGAAAAAGAACTAACATTTGATGCAaatttcacatttaag AAAGATGAAACTGTTGAAGTGGACGAAGAAACAGCAGCTATCCTGAAGAATTCACGATTTGCCCAAGATTTTCTGATCAGGCCAAATGGAGAGAAGTTGCCAACATGTGGAGGCTATACTGCTTTTGAAGCAAAG GATATAATCACAGATCCATTCAAGCTTGCAGAAGGGTCTGACAATGCTAAGTCCAGAAGTCCCCCTGAAGCTGCCAGCGGCTgccgaggcacagagaagtgctGCTAA
- the AS3MT gene encoding arsenite methyltransferase isoform X1, producing the protein MAPTGDDEIRKDVQNYYGQVLKKSADLQTNACVTAARPVPKHIREALQNVNEEVSLRYYGCGLVIPECLENCWILDLGSGSGRDCYALSQLVGEKGHVTGIDMTEGQVEVANKYIEYHMEKYGFQSPNVTFIHGYIEKLGEAGIKNESYDIVISNCVINLVPDKQQVLQEVYRVLKHGGELYFSDVYASLELPEEVRTHKVLRGECLGGALYWKDLAILAQKIGFCPPRLVTANFITVQNKELENMIGDCRFVSATFRLFKLPKTGPTKRCQVIYNGGITGHEKELTFDANFTFKKDETVEVDEETAAILKNSRFAQDFLIRPNGEKLPTCGGYTAFEAKDIITDPFKLAEGSDNAKSRSPPEAASGCRGTEKCC; encoded by the exons A TGGCCCCCACCGGCGACGATGAGATCCGGAAGGACGTGCAG AACTACTACGGGCAGGTGCTGAAGAAATCAGCAGACCTCCAGACCAATGCGTGTGTCACTGCAGCCAGGCCAGTCCCCAAGCACATCCGGGAAGCCCTGCAGAATGTAAATGAGGAAGTATCCTTGAG ATATTATGGCTGTGGTCTGGTCATCCCTGAGTGTCTGGAAAACTGCTGGATTTTGGACCTGGGGAGTGGAAGTGGCCGAGACTGCTATGCACTTAGTCAGCTGGTTGGTGAGAAGGGACATGTCACCGGAATAGACATGACAGAAGGTCAG gtAGAAGTGGCTAACAAGTACATTGAATATCACATGGAAAAATATGGCTTCCAGTCACCCAATGTGACTTTTATTCATGGCTACATAGAGAAGTTAGGAGAGGCTGGAATCAAGAATGAGAGTTATGATATTGTTAT atccAATTGTGTCATTAACCTTGTACCTGATAAACAGCAAGTGCTGCAGGAGGTATATCGAGTGTTAAAg CACGGTGGGGAGCTATATTTCAGTGACGTCTATGCTAGCCTTGAATTGCCAGAAGAAGTCAGGACACACAAAGTTTTAAGGG gtgaGTGCCTGGGTGGTGCTTTGTACTGGAAGGACCTTGCTATCCTTGCCCAAAAAATTGGGTTCTGCCCTCCACGTTTGGTCACTGCCAATTTCATTACAGTTCaaaacaaggaactagaaaacatGATTG GTGACTGCCGTTTTGTTTCTGCAACATTTCGCCTTTTCAAACTCCCTAAGACAGGACCAACCAAAAGATGCCAAGTTATTTACAATGGAGGAATCACAGGACACGAAAAAGAACTAACATTTGATGCAaatttcacatttaag AAAGATGAAACTGTTGAAGTGGACGAAGAAACAGCAGCTATCCTGAAGAATTCACGATTTGCCCAAGATTTTCTGATCAGGCCAAATGGAGAGAAGTTGCCAACATGTGGAGGCTATACTGCTTTTGAAGCAAAG GATATAATCACAGATCCATTCAAGCTTGCAGAAGGGTCTGACAATGCTAAGTCCAGAAGTCCCCCTGAAGCTGCCAGCGGCTgccgaggcacagagaagtgctGCTAA
- the BORCS7 gene encoding BLOC-1-related complex subunit 7 — translation MATGTPDSQARFGQSVKGLLTEKVNTCGTDVIALTKQVLKGSRSSELLGQAARNMVLQEDAILHSEDSLRKMAIITTHLQYQQEAIQKNVEQSSNLQDQLNHLLK, via the exons ATGGCGACTGGGACCCCAGATTCGCAAGCGCGATTCGGTCAGTCTGTGAAGGGGCTTCTCACGGAGAAGGTGAACACCTGTGGTACTGACGTGATCGCGCTCACCAAGCAGGTGCTGAAGGGCTCCCGGAGCTCCGAG ctGCTAGGTCAGGCCGCTCGAAACATGGTACTACAGGAAGATGCCATCTTACACTCAGAAGAT agtttaagaaaaatggcaataataacgACACATCTTCAATACCA GCAAGAAGCTATTCAGAAGAA TGTTGAGCAGTCATCAAATCTACAGGACCAGTTAAATCATCTGTTGAAGTAG